From Primulina huaijiensis isolate GDHJ02 chromosome 15, ASM1229523v2, whole genome shotgun sequence, one genomic window encodes:
- the LOC140959547 gene encoding VAMP-like protein YKT61: MVKITALMLLKCDPEGSEPVILANASDLSSFGFFQRPSVREFVVFVGRTVAKRTPPGQRQSVQHEEYMVHAYNRNGLISLGFMDDHYPVRSAFSLLNQVLDEYIKNFSDSWKTVQADSTQPWPYLTEAITKFQDPSEADKLLRIQRELDETKIILHKTIDSVLARGEKLDSLVDKSSDLSAASQMFYKQAKKTNQCCTIL; encoded by the exons ATGGTGAAGATCACGGCTTTGATGTTATTAAAATGCGACCCGGAGGGTTCGGAGCCGGTGATCCTGGCAAACGCATCGGATCTAAGCAGTTTCGGGTTCTTTCAACGGCCCAGCGTAAGGGAGTTCGTCGTTTTCGTGGGTCGGACCGTAGCGAAACGGACCCCTCCCGGACAACGCCAGTCCGTACAACATGAAG AATACATGGTTCATGCGTACAATAGGAATGGCTTGATCTCGTTGGGTTTTATGGATGATCACTATCCAGTCCGGAGTGCGTTTTCATTACTCAACCAG GTATTGGATGAATACATAAAAAACTTCAGTGATTCATGGAAAACTGTCCAAGCCGATAGTACTCAACCATGGCCCTATCTAACGGAGGCAATCACCAAGTTTCAG GACCCTTCTGAGGCCGACAAGCTGCTTAGAATTCAACGTGAATTGGATGAAACCAAAATTATTCTT CACAAGACTATTGACAGTGTCCTAGCAAGAGGTGAGAAGCTAGATAGTTTGGTGGATAAAAGTTCCGATCTAAGCGCAGCCTCTCAG ATGTTCTACAAGCAGGCTAAAAAAACCAATCAATGTTGTACCATCTTGTAA